A window from Citrus sinensis cultivar Valencia sweet orange chromosome 3, DVS_A1.0, whole genome shotgun sequence encodes these proteins:
- the LOC102616588 gene encoding regulator of nonsense transcripts UPF3 — MKEPLQRTKVVIRHLPPSLSQNDLLALFRDHFNDRYNWFCFRPGKSSYKHQRYSRAYVELKKPADVFEFAELLNGHVFVNEKGAQFKAIVEYAPSQRVPKPFSRKDSREGTIFKDPDYLEFLKVIAKPAENLPSAEIQLERKEAELSGAPKETLVVTPLMEYVRQKRAAESGAQESLAVGRVGRRSRAASASKTSSTTAKRGSEKKKYILKDSAKNARRKDKSTFTVVAKREDQPASSSGKETSASETICGVEGSVGIPLTSDTGKKKILLLKGKEREIPHVPDALLDKQRESSPVKNSASPTVPKQIQRREAGGRLIRKILLNNETRQTQSVTGVQPQQKMQNLNQENGKPLPGPTSSPNGHVTNNDSPIFSFDGNTKRSSDDRFARKVLHGSGAVSEKQEKRTRNKDRPDRVVWTPRRSDVSQANGERLSSSQPTQLLSDSVEVTRGEMKDDMSYGSKTVDIAAPTSGGSHRHNGRRAATNITKDDGCINMIEGKSSKRRGAAGSGGNEKQVWIQKSSSGH, encoded by the exons ATGAAGGAGCCATTGCAGAGAACCAAAGTAGTGATTCGTCATTTGCCTCCTTCCCTCTCTCAAAATGACCTTTTAGCCCTTTTCCGCGATCACTTCAACGACCGTTACAATTGGTTTTGCTTTCGCCCCGGAAAATCTAg TTACAAGCATCAGAGGTATTCACGAGCATATGTAGAATTGAAGAAGCCTGCGGATGTGTTTGAGTTTGCTGAGTTGTTGAATGGACATGTGTTTGTTAAtgaaaagg GTGCTCAGTTCAAGGCTATTGTTGAATATGCTCCATCTCAACGTGTTCCCAAGCCTTTTTCTAGAAAGGATAGTCGTGAAGGCACCATTTTtaaag ACCCGGATTATCTGGAGTTCCTGAAGGTTATTGCTAAACCTGCCGAGAATCTACCAAGTGCAGAAATTCAGttggaaagaaaagaagctGAGCTATCTg GTGCTCCAAAGGAAACTCTTGTTGTTACACCTCTAATGGAATATGTTCGGCAGAAACGAGCTGCTGAGAGTGGAGCTCAG GAGTCCTTAGCTGTTGGGAGAGTTGGCAGAAGAAGTAGGGCAGCTTCTGCTAGCAAGACTAGTTCAACTACCGCCAAGCGCGGCTCAGAGAAGAAAAAG TATATTCTAAAGGATAGTGCAAAGAATGCAAGGCGGAAGGACAAATCAACTTTCACAGTAGTAGCCAAGCGAGAGGACCAGCCAGCCTCTTCAAGTGGAAAAGAAACATCAGCAAGCGAAACCA TTTGTGGCGTTGAAGGTTCTGTAGGAATCCCTTTGACCTCTGATACTGGAAAGAAGAAGATCCTGCTTTTGAAagggaaagaaagagaaattccTCAC GTTCCTGATGCCCTGCTGGACAAGCAGAGAGAATCATCTCCTGTCAAAAACTCAGCTTCTCCAACTGTTCCAAAACAGATTCAGAGACGTGAAGCTGGTGGGAGGTTAATCAGAAAAATACTCTTGAATAATGAAACGCGTCAAACCCAGTCTGTGACTGGAGTCCAGCCTCAGCAGAAGATGCAAAACTTGAATCAGGAGAACGGGAAGCCATTACCTGGGCCTACCAGCTCGCCAAATGGGCATGTGACCAATAATGACTCACCTATATTTAGTTTTGATGGTAATACAAAAAGATCTTCAGATGATAGGTTTGCTAGAAAAGTCCTGCATGGTTCTGGTGCTGTAAGTGAGAAGCAAGAAAAACGTACAAGAAATAAGGACAGACCTGATCGTGTTGTGTGGACTCCCCGTCGGTCTGATGTTTCACAGGCTAACGGGGAGCGCTTGTCATCCTCGCAACCGACTCAGCTGCTTTCTGATTCAGTTGAAG TCACTCGTGGAGAGATGAAAGATGATATGTCCTATGGAAGCAAGACTGTTGACATTGCAGCACCTACAAGTGGAG GTTCCCATAGACATAATGGTCGCCGTGCAGCTACCAATATTACAAAGGATGATGGTTGCATAAATATGATTGAGGGGAAGTCTTCCAAAAGAAGAGGTGCTGCTGGCTCAGGTGGCAATGAG AAACAAGTGTGGATTCAAAAGTCATCTTCTGGGCACTAG
- the LOC102616296 gene encoding putative methylesterase 12, chloroplastic: protein MGNRFICMNKKEAKENNNGSRSKRMGRSQRKMLAEEEFLHRQALSMALQQHQLSQRFEGSMSRRIGGNTSSRRRTLSESLSNGKQDTNILENIQYKKFVLIHGEGFGAWCWYKTVASLEEVGLIPTALDLKGSGIDLSDTNSVTTLAEYSKPLLDYLENLLEDEKVILVCHSSGGACVSYALEHFPQKISKAIFLCATMVSDGQRPFDVFAEELGSAERFMQESQFLIYGNGKDKPPTGFMFEKQQMKGLYFNQSPSKDVALAMASMRPTPLGPIMEKLSLSPEKYGTGRRFFIQTLDDRALSPDVQEKLVRENPPEGVYKIKGSDHCPFFSKPQSLHKILVEIAQIP from the exons ATGGGTAATCGGTTTATTTGCATGAACAAGAAGGAGGCTAAAGAGAATAATAATGGATCAAGGAGCAAGAGAATGGGTCGGTCTCAGAGAAAAATGTTAGCAGAAGAAGAGTTTTTGCACAGGCAAGCTTTGTCAATGGCGCTTCAGCAGCATCAGCTGTCTCAGAGGTTTGAGGGATCCATGTCTAGAAGAATTGGAGGCAATACAAGCTCTAGAAGACGCACTCTCTCGGAATCTTTATCTAATGGAAAGCAG GATACAAACATTCTGGAGAATATCCAGTATAAAAAGTTTGTTTTAATACATGGAGAAGGCTTTGGAGCATGGTGTTGGTACAAAACTGTTGCTTCATTGGAGGAAGTAGGATTGATCCCGACTGCCTTAGATCTCAAGGGATCTGGCATTGATCTGTCAGATACAAACAGCGTCACTACACTTGCAGAATATTCAAAACCATTGCTTGATTATCTTGAAAACCTTCTAGAGGATGAAAAG GTTATTTTGGTATGTCACAGTAGTGGAGGTGCTTGTGTTTCATATGCGTTGGAGCATTTCCCTCAAAAGATCTCAAAAGCGATTTTTCTATGTGCTACGATGGTGTCAGATGGCCAGAGGCCTTTTGATGTCTTTGCTGAAGAG CTTGGATCTGCAGAGCGTTTTATGCAAGAATCACAGTTTTTAATTTACGGAAATGGTAAAGATAAGCCTCCTACTGGATTCATGTTTGAGAAACAGCAAATGAAGGGGTTATATTTCAATCAATCACCATCAAAG GATGTTGCCTTGGCCATGGCTTCAATGAGACCCACTCCATTGGGTCCAATCATGGAGAAGCTATCATTATCTCCAGAAAAGTATGGAACTGGCAGACGCTTCTTCATTCAGACACTGGATGATCGTGCCCTTTCACCAGATGTTCAAGAGAAGCTTGTTAGAGAAAACCCACCAGAAGGAGTCTACAAGATCAAAGGAAGCGACCACTGCCCTTTCTTCTCAAAGCCACAGTCActacataaaattttagttgaaaTTGCTCAAATCCCATAA